The Afipia massiliensis genome has a segment encoding these proteins:
- a CDS encoding GlcG/HbpS family heme-binding protein — protein sequence MKVQYLLAMAAVCALASFPARAQDATVTYKSLSPELALDAAKAAFADCRKRGYQVSVAVVDRFGTPQVMLRDRFAGAHTPPTATGKAWTAVSFRSSTTELNTATQAPAMQGLRNLPNVVVIGGGVMIEAGGSLLGAIGVSGAPGGDADEACAKAGIAAISDKLDF from the coding sequence ATGAAGGTGCAATATCTGCTGGCGATGGCGGCTGTTTGCGCCCTCGCCTCGTTTCCCGCGCGCGCGCAGGACGCGACCGTCACATACAAATCGCTCAGCCCCGAACTGGCGCTGGACGCGGCGAAGGCCGCGTTCGCCGATTGCCGCAAGCGCGGCTATCAGGTGTCGGTCGCCGTGGTCGATCGTTTCGGCACGCCGCAGGTGATGCTGCGTGATCGCTTCGCGGGTGCGCATACGCCGCCGACCGCGACTGGCAAGGCATGGACCGCGGTCAGCTTCCGCAGCAGCACAACCGAGCTCAACACGGCAACGCAGGCGCCCGCGATGCAGGGCCTGCGCAATCTGCCCAACGTCGTGGTGATCGGCGGCGGCGTGATGATCGAAGCCGGCGGCTCATTGCTCGGCGCGATCGGCGTTTCCGGCGCACCGGGCGGCGACGCCGACGAAGCCTGCGCCAAGGCCGGCATCGCCGCGATCAGCGACAAGCTCGACTTCTAA
- the soxZ gene encoding thiosulfate oxidation carrier complex protein SoxZ, with product MANAPTPRVRVPAAAKAGEMIEIKTLISHEMESGQRKDSSGKVVPRKIINKFSATFNGKPVFEADWNPAISANPYQSFFYKASETGEFTFTWKDDDGSEYTAKNKLTVG from the coding sequence ATGGCCAATGCACCCACCCCGCGCGTTCGTGTTCCTGCCGCCGCGAAGGCCGGCGAGATGATCGAAATCAAGACCCTCATTTCGCACGAAATGGAATCCGGCCAGCGCAAGGATTCGTCCGGCAAGGTCGTGCCGCGCAAGATCATCAACAAGTTCTCGGCGACGTTCAACGGCAAGCCGGTGTTCGAAGCGGACTGGAATCCGGCGATCTCGGCGAATCCGTATCAGTCATTTTTCTACAAGGCCTCTGAGACCGGCGAGTTCACCTTCACCTGGAAGGATGACGACGGTTCAGAATACACGGCCAAGAACAAGCTGACGGTCGGCTGA
- the soxY gene encoding thiosulfate oxidation carrier protein SoxY, with the protein MNLKTVETTRRETLTLAAIAGLAAFLAPKMSFADENAVAAEIKKLYGDKKPASGKIKLDVPEIAENGLVVPVNVEVESPMTDKDYVKAVHVFADGNPLPGVVTYKFTPACGKASASTRMRLAQTQNIVCVAEMSDGNLYMAKANVKVTIGGCGG; encoded by the coding sequence ATGAATTTGAAGACCGTTGAAACAACCCGTCGCGAAACGCTGACGCTCGCGGCCATCGCGGGGCTCGCGGCATTCCTCGCGCCGAAGATGTCGTTCGCCGACGAGAACGCCGTCGCCGCCGAAATCAAGAAGCTCTACGGCGACAAGAAGCCCGCCAGCGGCAAGATCAAGCTCGATGTGCCCGAGATCGCCGAGAACGGCCTCGTGGTGCCGGTCAACGTCGAAGTCGAAAGCCCGATGACCGACAAGGATTACGTGAAGGCGGTACATGTGTTCGCCGACGGCAATCCGCTTCCGGGCGTCGTCACCTACAAATTCACGCCTGCCTGCGGCAAGGCCTCCGCGTCGACCCGCATGCGCCTTGCGCAGACCCAGAACATCGTCTGCGTCGCGGAAATGTCGGACGGCAATCTCTACATGGCGAAAGCAAACGTGAAGGTCACCATCGGTGGCTGCGGCGGCTGA
- the soxB gene encoding thiosulfohydrolase SoxB, translated as MISRREFLQATAAASALTIGSGLGSLGRVAAQQRLTQADITRFDPLGTVTLLYVADIHAQLMPLYFREPSVNLGVGADRGLPPHLTDDAFRKYFNVAAGSADAYALTSDDFVSLARNYGRMGGMDRVATLINAVRAERGADKVLLLDGGDTWQGSWSSLQTKAQDMVDVMSALKLDAMVGHWEFTYGAERVKEIADKAPFAFLAQNIRDNEWQEPVFEARKMFERGGAKIAVIGQALPRTAVANPRWMFPKWEFGIREEDMQKQVDEARAEGAQIVVLLSHDGFDVDRKLAGRVKGLDVILTAHTHDAMPGLVRVGDTVLVATGSHGKFVSRLDIEVKDKKVAGVRFKLMPVFTDAIKPDSAMTALVEKVRAPFAKDLARVIGKTDSLLYRRGNFNGTFDDLICDAMLSERDVEIALSPGFRWGGTLLPDSPITWEDVTNATAITYPNCYRNQMTGAQLKEILEDVADNIFHPDPYFQGGGDMVRIGGMGYSIDVSKPMGSRISELTHLKSGKPIDAAKSYTVAGWASVNENTQGPPIWDVVSAHVGKRGTVKVEPNTAVKVSGV; from the coding sequence ATGATATCGAGGCGGGAATTCCTGCAGGCGACCGCGGCTGCGTCTGCGCTGACGATCGGAAGCGGACTTGGTTCGCTCGGACGCGTGGCCGCGCAGCAGCGCCTGACGCAGGCCGACATCACGCGCTTCGATCCGCTGGGCACGGTGACGCTGCTCTATGTTGCCGACATCCATGCGCAGTTGATGCCGCTGTATTTCCGCGAGCCGTCGGTCAACCTCGGCGTCGGCGCGGATCGCGGACTTCCCCCGCATCTCACCGACGACGCGTTCCGGAAATATTTCAATGTCGCCGCCGGATCGGCGGATGCCTACGCGCTGACGTCGGACGATTTCGTCTCGCTGGCGCGCAATTACGGCCGCATGGGCGGCATGGATCGCGTGGCAACACTGATCAATGCGGTGCGCGCGGAACGCGGTGCGGACAAGGTATTGCTGCTCGACGGCGGCGACACCTGGCAGGGAAGCTGGTCCTCGCTGCAGACCAAGGCGCAGGACATGGTCGACGTCATGTCGGCGCTGAAGCTCGACGCCATGGTCGGCCACTGGGAATTCACCTACGGCGCCGAGCGCGTCAAGGAAATAGCCGACAAGGCGCCGTTCGCATTTCTCGCGCAGAACATCCGCGACAACGAATGGCAGGAGCCGGTGTTCGAGGCGCGCAAGATGTTCGAACGCGGCGGTGCGAAGATCGCCGTGATCGGACAGGCATTGCCGCGCACGGCGGTGGCCAATCCGCGCTGGATGTTCCCAAAATGGGAATTTGGCATCCGCGAAGAGGATATGCAGAAGCAAGTCGATGAGGCGCGCGCCGAGGGTGCGCAGATCGTCGTGCTGCTGTCGCACGACGGCTTCGACGTTGACCGCAAGCTCGCGGGCCGGGTCAAGGGCCTCGACGTGATCCTGACCGCGCATACGCATGATGCGATGCCGGGCCTCGTGCGCGTGGGCGACACGGTGCTGGTCGCGACCGGTTCGCACGGCAAGTTCGTGTCGCGCCTCGATATCGAGGTGAAGGACAAGAAGGTCGCCGGCGTCCGCTTCAAGCTGATGCCGGTGTTCACCGATGCGATCAAACCGGACAGCGCGATGACCGCGCTGGTCGAGAAGGTGAGGGCGCCGTTCGCCAAGGATCTGGCGCGCGTCATCGGCAAGACGGATTCGCTGCTGTATCGACGCGGCAATTTCAACGGCACCTTCGACGATCTGATCTGCGACGCGATGCTGTCGGAACGCGACGTCGAAATCGCGCTGTCGCCCGGCTTCCGCTGGGGCGGCACGCTGCTTCCGGACAGCCCGATCACATGGGAAGACGTGACCAACGCCACCGCGATCACCTATCCGAACTGCTATCGCAACCAGATGACCGGCGCGCAGCTCAAGGAAATTCTCGAGGACGTCGCCGACAACATCTTCCATCCCGATCCGTACTTCCAGGGCGGCGGCGACATGGTCCGCATCGGCGGCATGGGTTATTCGATCGATGTGTCGAAGCCGATGGGCTCGCGCATTTCCGAACTGACGCATCTGAAATCCGGCAAGCCGATCGACGCCGCGAAGAGCTACACCGTCGCGGGCTGGGCCAGCGTCAACGAAAACACCCAGGGTCCGCCGATCTGGGACGTTGTGTCGGCGCATGTCGGCAAGCGCGGCACCGTCAAGGTCGAACCGAACACCGCCGTCAAAGTCTCAGGTGTCTGA
- the soxA gene encoding sulfur oxidation c-type cytochrome SoxA: MRQTTIRSAIAFAILVCASGAPVHAQDASEKEIERYRAMISDPMSNPGFLAVDRGEVLWSQKRGTKDVSLETCDLGQGPGKLEGAFAKLPRYFKDADKVMDTEQRLLWCMTNIQGLDTKDVIARRFSGPGRASDMEDLVAFIANKSSGMKIDVPLSHPKEQEMVAVGEELFYRRGGVMDFSCATCHAEEGKRIRLQGLPDLSKPGKQAQETMGVWPTYRVSQGALRTMQHRLWDCFRQQRWPVPEYGSDALTALTVFLQKQAAGAEINVPSIKR; encoded by the coding sequence ATGAGACAGACCACGATTCGGTCGGCGATAGCTTTCGCCATTCTGGTGTGCGCTTCGGGCGCCCCCGTTCATGCACAGGATGCGAGTGAAAAGGAAATCGAGCGTTATCGCGCGATGATTTCCGATCCGATGTCGAATCCCGGCTTTCTCGCGGTCGACCGCGGCGAAGTCCTGTGGAGCCAGAAGCGCGGCACCAAGGATGTTTCCCTTGAAACCTGCGATCTGGGTCAGGGTCCTGGCAAGCTGGAAGGCGCTTTCGCCAAGCTGCCACGCTATTTCAAGGACGCCGACAAGGTCATGGACACCGAGCAGCGCCTGCTGTGGTGCATGACGAACATTCAGGGTCTCGACACCAAGGACGTGATCGCCCGCCGGTTCTCCGGCCCCGGCCGCGCATCCGACATGGAAGACCTCGTCGCCTTCATCGCCAACAAGTCGAGCGGCATGAAGATCGACGTTCCGCTCAGCCATCCGAAAGAACAGGAAATGGTCGCCGTCGGCGAGGAATTGTTCTATCGGCGCGGCGGCGTGATGGATTTTTCGTGCGCCACCTGCCACGCCGAGGAAGGCAAGCGCATCCGGCTTCAGGGTCTGCCGGACCTGTCGAAGCCTGGCAAACAGGCGCAGGAAACCATGGGTGTATGGCCGACCTATCGCGTGTCGCAAGGTGCGCTGCGCACGATGCAGCACCGCCTGTGGGATTGCTTCCGGCAGCAGCGCTGGCCGGTTCCGGAATACGGCTCGGACGCTCTCACCGCCCTGACCGTGTTCCTGCAGAAGCAGGCGGCCGGCGCTGAAATCAACGTCCCGTCGATCAAGCGTTGA
- the soxX gene encoding sulfur oxidation c-type cytochrome SoxX, with protein sequence MKTISKFAALILTAAGIGTLALAAQAQTAAKKADVASTVKKVDPALVDTYVKATFGKAPPEWQARIEPDETLKLCNQYRNDVPSAEADKIIARELAKVVFPADGKMLGDWKEGKKIANNGRGGQFSDAPDTVSGGNCYACHQLEKAELSYGTIGPSLLAYGKDRKYAPDEIKTTFTKIYDSHAVLACSNMPRFGANKVLTEKQITDLVALLFDPESPVNK encoded by the coding sequence ATGAAAACAATTTCAAAATTTGCCGCGCTGATCTTGACCGCCGCCGGCATCGGAACGCTCGCTCTCGCCGCGCAGGCGCAGACGGCGGCAAAAAAGGCCGACGTTGCATCCACCGTCAAGAAGGTCGATCCGGCGTTGGTGGATACGTATGTGAAAGCGACCTTCGGCAAGGCCCCGCCGGAATGGCAGGCCCGCATCGAACCGGATGAAACGCTGAAGCTCTGCAATCAGTATCGCAACGATGTGCCATCGGCGGAGGCCGACAAGATCATCGCGCGCGAACTGGCGAAGGTTGTCTTCCCCGCCGACGGGAAAATGCTCGGCGACTGGAAGGAAGGCAAGAAGATCGCCAACAACGGTCGCGGCGGACAGTTTTCGGACGCGCCGGACACCGTGAGCGGCGGCAACTGTTACGCCTGCCATCAGCTGGAAAAGGCCGAACTCAGCTACGGCACGATCGGCCCAAGCCTGTTGGCTTACGGCAAGGATCGCAAATACGCGCCCGACGAGATCAAAACCACGTTCACGAAGATCTACGATTCCCATGCGGTGCTGGCGTGCTCCAACATGCCGCGCTTCGGCGCGAATAAGGTGCTGACGGAAAAGCAGATCACCGATCTCGTCGCATTGCTGTTCGATCCGGAATCGCCGGTCAACAAGTAG
- a CDS encoding c-type cytochrome yields MLFVLAAGLALENAAAGDRELGQYLSSECVTCHRVSGQNAQGIPKIAGWPEDQFIAVMNAYKDKQRDNPVMQTIAGRLEAGDIAALAAYFKTQK; encoded by the coding sequence ATGCTTTTCGTTCTGGCGGCGGGCCTTGCGCTGGAAAATGCTGCTGCGGGAGACCGAGAACTTGGACAATATCTGTCGTCGGAATGCGTGACCTGTCACCGCGTTTCGGGTCAGAATGCGCAGGGCATTCCGAAAATCGCTGGATGGCCGGAAGACCAGTTCATCGCGGTGATGAATGCCTATAAGGACAAGCAGCGCGACAACCCGGTGATGCAAACCATCGCGGGACGGCTCGAAGCGGGTGACATCGCGGCTCTGGCGGCTTATTTCAAGACGCAGAAATAG
- a CDS encoding DsrE family protein has protein sequence MTDHKGSTTRRSVIIGAAAGGLAAATAHAAPPALSMADLKKEGDVACLYHCDYGDNARFAQTLNNISNHYSAYGADPFGLQLVIIAHSVAVKYFLSTLEGTPWKDETIDPALFERVTALAKNGLKVHLCEITFQRLKLDKGKVRDVPFISFVPSGVATVAALQSKGFAYLKVG, from the coding sequence ATGACAGACCACAAGGGTTCGACAACGCGTCGCAGCGTCATCATCGGAGCCGCTGCGGGTGGTCTGGCCGCGGCAACGGCGCACGCCGCGCCGCCGGCGCTGTCGATGGCCGACCTGAAGAAGGAAGGCGATGTTGCTTGCCTCTATCATTGCGACTACGGCGACAACGCGCGCTTCGCCCAGACGCTGAACAACATTTCCAATCATTATTCGGCTTACGGCGCCGATCCGTTCGGCCTGCAACTCGTCATCATCGCGCACAGCGTCGCGGTGAAGTATTTCCTGAGCACGCTGGAGGGAACGCCGTGGAAGGACGAGACCATCGATCCGGCCTTGTTTGAGCGGGTGACCGCGCTCGCCAAGAATGGCCTTAAGGTTCATCTGTGCGAGATCACCTTCCAGCGGCTGAAGCTCGACAAGGGCAAGGTGCGAGACGTGCCGTTTATCAGCTTCGTGCCGTCGGGCGTCGCCACCGTCGCGGCGCTGCAATCGAAAGGCTTTGCCTATCTGAAAGTCGGCTGA
- the soxC gene encoding sulfite dehydrogenase, giving the protein MSDKSSADILNRRKFLGAVGLAGAGAALGAKPAMAEGVKPDPLITEIQDWNRYLGDGVDKKPYGVPSKFEKNVIRRDVSWLTASPESSVNFTPLHELDGIITPSGLCFERHHSGVADINPAEHRLMINGLVDKPLVFTMDDIKRMPRMNKVYFLECAANSGMEWRGAQLNGCQFTHGMVHNVMYTGVSLKTLLDEAGLKPNAKWLMLEGADAAAMNRSLPIEKALNDCMLAFAMNGEALRPEQGYPLRAVIPGWEGNLWVKWIRRIEVGDQPWQTREETSKYTDLLADGRSRKHTFVMDAKSVVTNPSPQAPLKHKGRNVLSGLAWSGRGTVKRVDVSMDGGRNWQTARIDGPVFDKSLVRFYVDFDWNGQELMIQSRAMDSTGYVQPTKDELRKVRGVNSIYHNNGIQTWLVRSGGETENVEIG; this is encoded by the coding sequence ATGAGTGACAAATCATCTGCGGATATTCTCAACCGCCGCAAGTTTCTCGGCGCAGTTGGTCTCGCCGGCGCAGGCGCTGCACTCGGCGCAAAGCCTGCGATGGCGGAAGGCGTCAAGCCTGATCCGCTGATCACCGAGATTCAGGACTGGAATCGCTATCTCGGCGACGGCGTCGACAAGAAGCCTTACGGCGTGCCGTCGAAGTTCGAGAAGAACGTGATCCGCCGCGACGTGTCGTGGCTCACGGCATCGCCGGAGTCCTCGGTGAACTTCACGCCGCTGCACGAACTCGACGGCATCATCACGCCGTCGGGGCTGTGCTTCGAACGGCATCACTCCGGCGTCGCGGACATCAATCCCGCCGAACACCGGCTGATGATCAACGGTCTCGTGGACAAGCCGCTGGTGTTCACGATGGACGATATCAAGCGCATGCCGCGCATGAACAAGGTCTACTTCCTCGAATGCGCGGCCAATTCCGGCATGGAATGGCGCGGCGCGCAGCTCAACGGCTGCCAGTTCACCCACGGCATGGTGCACAACGTCATGTACACCGGCGTGTCGCTGAAGACGCTGCTGGATGAAGCGGGCCTGAAGCCGAATGCGAAGTGGCTGATGCTGGAAGGCGCGGACGCGGCCGCCATGAACCGCTCGCTCCCGATCGAGAAGGCGCTGAACGATTGCATGCTCGCATTCGCCATGAACGGCGAGGCGCTGCGGCCCGAGCAGGGCTATCCGCTGCGTGCGGTGATCCCGGGCTGGGAGGGCAATCTCTGGGTGAAATGGATTCGCCGCATCGAGGTTGGCGACCAGCCATGGCAGACCCGCGAGGAAACATCGAAATACACGGATCTGCTGGCCGATGGACGTTCGCGCAAGCACACCTTCGTCATGGATGCGAAGTCGGTGGTGACCAATCCGTCGCCGCAGGCGCCGCTGAAACACAAAGGTCGCAACGTGCTGAGCGGCCTTGCATGGTCCGGGCGCGGCACCGTGAAGCGCGTCGATGTCTCGATGGACGGCGGGCGCAACTGGCAGACCGCGCGGATCGACGGGCCGGTGTTCGACAAGTCGCTGGTGCGCTTCTATGTCGACTTCGACTGGAACGGTCAGGAACTGATGATCCAGTCCCGCGCGATGGATTCGACAGGCTATGTGCAGCCGACCAAGGACGAACTGCGCAAGGTGCGCGGCGTCAACTCGATCTACCACAACAACGGCATTCAGACCTGGCTGGTGCGTTCAGGCGGGGAGACTGAAAATGTCGAGATCGGTTAA
- a CDS encoding c-type cytochrome, which translates to MSRSVKLAAVALLCGVALAVANSRIEAQQIAAQAAAKTSSKLGLGRPALPDEIKAWDTDVRADGKGLPPGKGTVKQGDVIFQAQCASCHGEFGEGAGRWPVLSGGAGTLKADRPDKTIGSFWPDLSTAFDYIKRAMPYGNARSLSDDDVYALTAYLLSMNDIVKGENFELNDRNFTSIKMPNAAAFYDDDRETAEKQFWKKDPCMKDCRSAPKVTGRAISVDVTPDSKSGPKVD; encoded by the coding sequence ATGTCGAGATCGGTTAAGCTCGCCGCAGTCGCGCTGTTATGCGGCGTCGCGCTCGCAGTTGCGAACTCGCGGATCGAAGCGCAGCAAATTGCCGCACAGGCGGCCGCGAAGACCTCGTCTAAGCTCGGGCTCGGACGTCCCGCGCTGCCGGACGAAATCAAGGCGTGGGACACCGATGTGCGGGCGGACGGCAAGGGCCTTCCGCCGGGCAAGGGCACGGTGAAGCAGGGGGACGTGATTTTTCAGGCGCAATGCGCGTCCTGCCACGGCGAATTCGGTGAAGGTGCTGGCCGCTGGCCGGTGCTTTCCGGGGGCGCCGGAACGCTGAAGGCGGATCGCCCCGACAAGACCATCGGCTCGTTCTGGCCGGATCTGTCGACCGCGTTCGACTACATCAAGCGCGCGATGCCTTACGGGAATGCGCGGTCGCTGTCCGATGATGATGTTTATGCTCTGACGGCCTACCTTCTCAGCATGAATGATATCGTCAAAGGCGAAAATTTCGAATTGAATGACAGGAACTTTACGTCCATCAAGATGCCGAATGCGGCGGCGTTTTACGACGACGACCGCGAGACCGCTGAAAAACAGTTCTGGAAGAAAGACCCGTGCATGAAGGATTGCCGCAGCGCACCGAAGGTGACCGGCCGGGCGATCTCGGTGGACGTGACGCCCGACAGCAAATCCGGGCCGAAGGTCGATTGA